The sequence CTCGTTGGTCTGCTGCAGTTCCTTCTGCTGGGACTGCAGTTCGCCGGCGAGCTGCTGCGACTGCGACAGCAGGCGTTCGGTGCGCATCGTCGCTTCGATGGTGTTGAGCACGATGCCGATCGAACCGGAGAGCTGTTCGAGGAAGGCGCGCTGCGACGGCGTGAACTCGGTGAGAGAAGCGAGCTCGATCACCGCCTTGATCTGGTCTTCGAACAACACCGGCAGCACCACGACGCTGCGCGGCACCGCGCTGATCAGGCCCGATTCGATCTGCACCGTGCCGGCCGGCACATCGTCGAGCGCGATCATCTCCGCCTGCGCGGCGCACTGGCCGATCAGGCCCTGGCCGAATTCCACGTAACGCGCTTCGTCGTCCATGCTGCCGACGTCCGCGTAACCGGCGAGCTGGCGCAGGCGGTTGCGGCCCCGGCGTTCGTCGGTCTCCACCACGTACATCACGCCCTGCTGCGCGTAAACCAGCGGCGCGAGTTCGGACAACAGCATGTGGCCGAGCGTGATGAGATCTCGCTGGCCCTGCATCATGCCGGAGAACTTGGCGAGGTTGGTCTTCAGCCAGTCCTGCTCGCGGTTGGATTCAGTCGTCGCGCGCAGCGTGCCAATCATCGCGTTGATGTTGTCCTTCAGGTCGGAGAGCTCGCCGCGCACGTCCACCTGGATCGAACGCGTCAGGTTGCCTTGCGTCACCGACGTCGCCACTTCCGCGATCGCGCGCACCTGCGTGGTGAGGTTGGCGGCGAGCTGGTTCACGTTGGCGGTGAGGTCCTTCCAGATGCCCGCGGTGCCCGGCACCTTGGCCTGGCCGCCCAGTCGTCCTTCGACGCCCACTTCGCGCGCCACCGTCGTCACCTGGTCGGCGAAGATCTCGAGCGTCTCGGTCATCGAGTTGATGGTGTCGGCGAGTTCGGCGATTTCGCCCTTCGCTTCCACCGTCAGCTTCTGGTGCAGGTCGCCGTTCGCCACCGCGGTCACCACCTTCGCGATGCCGCGCACCTGCGTGGTGAGGTTGGTCGCCATCGAGTTGACGTTGTCGGTGAGGTCCTTCCACGTGCCCGCGACGCCCGGCACCTGCGCCTGGCCACCGAGCTTGCCTTCGGTGCCCACTTCGCGCGCCACGCGCGTCACTTCCGCGGCGAAGCCGTTGAGCTGGTCCACCATCACGTTGATCGTCGACTTCAGCTGCAGGATTTCGCCCTGCGCATCCACCGCGATCTTGCGCGAGAGGTCGCCCTTCGCCACCGCGGTCGCGACTTCGGCGATGTTGCGCACCTGCGTGGTGAGGTTGGACGCCATCGAGTTGACGTTGTCGGTGAGGTCCTTCCAGGTGCCCGCGACGCCCGGCACCTGCGCCTGGCCGCCGAGCTTGCCTTCGGTGCCCACTTCGCGCGCCACGCGCGTCACTTCCGCGGCGAAGCCGTTGAGCTGGTCCACCATCGTGTTGAAGGTTTCCTTCAGCTGCAGGATTTCGCCGCGCACGTCCACGGCGATCTTGCGCGAGAGGTCGCCCTTCGCCACGGCCGTCGTCACTTCCGCGATGTTGCGCACCTGCGCGGTGAGGTTGGACGCCATCGAGTTGACGTTGTCGGTGAGGTCCTTCCAAGTGCCGGCGACGCCGGGCACGACCGCCTGGCCGCCGAGCTTGCCTTCGGTACCGACTTCACGCGCCACGCGCGTGACTTCCGCCGCGAAGCCGTTGAGCTGGTCCACCATCGTGTTGATGGTGTTCTTCAGTTCGAGGATTTCGCCGCGCACGTCCACCGTGATCTTGCGCGAGAGGTCGCCCTTCGCCACGGCCGTCGTCACTTCCGCGATGTTGCGCACCTGCGCGGTGAGGTTGGAGGCCATGGCGTTCACCGAGTCGGTGAGGTCGGCCCACGTGCCTGCGACGCCCGGCACCTGCGCCTGGCCGCCGAGGCGTCCTTCCGAGCCCACTTCGCGCGCCACGCGCGTGACTTCCGCGGCGAAGCCGTTGAGCTGGTCCACCATCGTGTTGATGGTGTCCTTGAGTTCCAGGATTTCGCCGCGCACGTCCACGGTGATCTTGCGCGAGAGGTCGCCCTTTGCCACCGCGGTGGTCACCTCGGCGATGTTGCGCACCTGCGAGGTGAGGTTGGAGGCCATGGAGTTCACCGAGTCGGTGAGGTCCTTCCATGTGCCCGCCACGTCCGGCACGACGGCCTGGCCACCGAGCTTGCCTTCGGTACCCACTTCGCGCGCCACGCGCACCACTTCGGCCGCGAAGCCGTTGAGCTGGTCCACCATCGTGTTGATGGTGTTCTTCAGTTCGAGGATTTCGCCACGCACGTCCACCGTGATCTTGCGCGAGAGGTCGCCCTTCGCCACGGCGGTGGTCACTTCCGCGATGTTGCGCACCTGCGAGGTGAGGTTGGACGCCATCGCGTTCACCGAGTCGGTGAGGTCCTTCCAGGTGCCGGCCACGCCGGGCACGATCGCCTGGCCACCGAGCTTGCCTTCCGTACCCACTTCGCGCGCCACGCGCGTGACTTCCGATGCGAAGCCGCGGAGCTGGTCCACCATCGTGTTGATGGCTTCCTTCAGCTGCAGGATCTCGCCGCGCACGTCCACCGTGATCTTGCGCGACAAGTCGCCGTTCGCGACCGCAATCGTCACTTCCGAAATGTTGCGCACCTGCGCCGTGAGGTTGGACGCCATCTGGTTCACCGAATCGGTGAGGTCCTTCCACACACCCGACACGCCTTTCACCTTCGCCTGGCCGCCGAGGCGTCCCGCGGTGCCCACTTCGATGGCCACGCGCGTCACTTCGGAGGAGAACTCGCTCATCTGCTCGAGCATGCGGTTCACGATGTTCGCCGCACGCAGGAACTCGCCCTGCAGCGGGCGGCCATCGTTGTCCAGCGGCACCGTGCGCGAGAGGTCGCCCTTCGCCACGGCGGCCATCGCTTCGGTCATGGTTTCGATCGGGCGCGCCATGTCGCGGATCAGCCCGTTGACCGAGGCTTCCATGTCGGACCATTGGCCCTGGCGGTTCGCGGCGGGCACGCGTTGGCGCGTGCGGCCTTCGCCACCGACTTTCTGCGCCACGCGCGCCAGGTCGTTCGCAAGGCGCCGGTTCTGGCCGACGATTTCGTTGAACGCGTCCGCGAGCTTGCCGGAGATGCCTTCCCAGTGCGCGGGCAGTTGCACGGAGAAGTCACCGTCGCGCACCTGGGTCATCGCATGCAGCAGTTGCTGCAGCGCATCCATGCCGTTGCCGTCGATGGGCGGCGCGGGGGGCGGCGTTTCCACAGGGGAAGCGGCGACGGCGCCACGGCGTGACCGCCGGGCGGGCTGGCTTTCATTGTTCACGAAACCTCCGGAGCCCGTCCCCACGGGCAAACTGCTGGGGACGCTATCTTCAGGAAAGTGGAGACCATGTGAGGGCGCGGGCGGACGCCGGGCATCAGGCGCCCGGCAGCGGCCAGTGGAAGTCCCAGCCGTTCGCGGTTTCGTCGGCGCGCAGGCGCAGGTCCGCGACGTCGGTATCCGCCAGCGCCAGCGCGATCGGCCCCGGCGCATGCAGGCCTTCGGCTTTGCAATGCAGGCCCGGTTCCATGTCGTCGCGCACGAGTACGAAGGCATGCGCACCGTGCGCCTGGCTTTCGACGGCCACCAGGCACAACGCTTGCCGCAACAGGCCAGGAACGCCGGCGTCGGGCGCGCCATCCACGCGCACGTCCGCCTCGCCGCCTGCATCGCGCAGGCGCTCGCGCAACATGGCGGCGGCGGTCGCCAATGTTTCCTCGGCCGGCATCGTCTGCAGCAGGTGCGTGCCGCGTTGCGCTGCAGCTTCGATGCGGCCGATGCAGGCGAGCGTGCGCGTCGCGTCGTCGACCAGCTGCCGCGCCGCGAACGCATTGATCTGAACGGCATTCAGAACATTGCGCAGGTCGTGCATGCCATCGCGCATCGACGCGTGCGGCGAGGGCTCCGCGTTCGACGGTGGATCCAGGGGCATCGGCTCGGTTGCTCGGTCGCCGAAACTCCATACTTTCGTTGATTCCATGTAAGTCGTGCGTGAGCCGGAACGGGTTTCCGGCGGAGTGCATCGTGCAGGGCGATGGCATGCCGATTGCGTGATGAGAGGTGCGGGCGTGCCCGCGCACATTCGATCGCAGGAGAGCGGCAGATGAACCCACGAGACCAGAACCAGGGCGGCCGGCGCGGCGGCGGCCATCGGGATGAAGGCATGCACCGCGGACAGCATGAAGGGGATGAGCGCGAGCAGGATCCGCGTTCGTGGCGCGAGCGCCTCGCAGCGCAGTTCCGCGATCCGCATCGTCCTGAACCGCAGTGGCTGCGGGAAGACCGCGAGCGTGCCGCAGGACGCGGGGAAGGCCCGCAGCGGGGTAGCGAACGTGAATGGGCCGAGCCGCGCGAGCCCGGATACGACAGCGCATACGCCAGGAGTGCACGCGCCGACCGCGACCGCGAGCGGGAACGCGACCGCGAGCGCGAAGACGAAGCCAGCCGCATGCGCGCACGCGACGAACACGACCTGAGCACCGGCTGGGAGCCGGCACGCTGGTCCGACGACGATTACTTCAGCGGACGTGGCGACTACGGCGGGTTCCGCGTGGGTACCAGCGCGGGGCTGGGTGGCCCCGGCAGCGACTACGGTCGGCCCTCGTTCGGCGGCAGCTATGGCGAAGCCAGCGGATACGCTGGTTCGCGCTGGGGGAGCCGCTCGGGATACGAAGTCGGCGCGCACCAGCGCGACGTGCGGCGTTCGTTCCGAGGCCTGGGTCCGACGAGCTACAAGCGTCCCGACGAACGCATCCGCGACGACGTGTACGAACGCCTCACCGACAGCCACATCATCGATGCGCGCCACATCCTGGTCGAAGTCGACCAGGGCAACGTGACCTTGTCGGGCAGGGTCGGCGAACGGCGCATGCGCTATGCGGCGGAAGACCTGGTGGCGGATGTGATGGGCGTGTCCAACATCAACAACCAACTGCAGGTGGAACGCGAAGGACCGCCGCCGACGACCTTGGGCAGGCAGGATCCGCCGACGGGAGATCCGTCGGACAACAAGCACCACTAGCGTCAGTTGGCCTCTTCGTCCGCGAGTCCGCGCTCGCGGGCGAGGCGGTTGCGGATGGTGCGCGTGGTGATGCCCAACGCCGCGGCCGCGCGGCGCCGGTTGTTGCCGAAGTGTTGCAGCGTCTTGCGCAGGATGTGGCGTTCCATCTCTTCGAAGGACGTGCCGACGGCGAAGGTGATGGTGTTCGACGATTCGCTCAGCGCGCGCTGTGGCATGGCCTGCGGCGCGATGCGGACCTGGTCGTCGTCGGCGAGGATGTACGCGCGCTGCACGGCGTTGCGCAATTCGCGCACGTTGCCCGGCCACGGGGCCTGGCGGATGCATTCGCGCGTGGTCGTTTCGATGGTGTGTTGCGTGCCGCCCCGCGCATTGAGTTCGGCGAGGAACGCATCGGCGAGCAGCAGTGCGTCGTCGCCGCGGTCGCGCAAGGCGGGGACGGGGATCGCGAAGCCGCACAGGCGCCAGTAGAGGTCATCACGCAAGCGCCCGCTGGCGACCGCTTCGAGCGGGTCGCGGTTGGTGGCCGACACGATGCGCACTTCCACCGGCAGGTCGACGTGGCCGCCGACGCGGCGATAGCAACCGAAGTCGAGCACGCGCAACAGGTGCGTCTGCAGCGCGGGCGCCATCTCGGTGATTTCGTCGAGGAACAGCGTGCCGTGCGCGGCCTGTTCCAGGAAACCGTAGTGGCGCGACACCGCGCCGGTGAAGCTGCCTTTCTCGTGGCCGAACAACTGGCTCGCCAGCAGTTCGCCCGCGACCGCACCGCAGTTCACCGCGACGAACGGGCCGTGGCGTCCACTCGCGATATGGATGGCGCGCGCGACGAGTTCCTTGCCGCAGCCGCTTTCGCCGTGCACCAGCACCGAGGCGTCGCTGGGTGCGACTTTCTCGATCATGCGGCGCGTGGCCTGGAAGGCGTCGGACTCGCCGACCATGTCGTGCCAGGCGTCCGGCGGCCGCGGCGCGGCGGTGCGGCGATGCTGCGCACAAGCTTCGAAGACCTCGCGCAGGCGGTCGGGCGCGATCGGCTTGATCAGGTAGTCGACGACGGCGTTCTTGCGCATCGAGGCCAACGCGCTTTCCACGGTCGGCTTGCCGGTGACGACGATCGCGCGCGTGCGCTCATTGTCGACGTCCTGCAGCAGCGACAGGCCGCTGCCGTCGGGCAGGTCGAGGTCGACCAGGGCCAGGTCGAAATCGCGCTGGCGCACGCGATGCATCGCTTGGCTCAGTTCGCCGGCGATGGTGATGTCGTAGCCGTGCATGCGCGCGATCTCCGCTGCTGCGTGCACGAAGCCGACATCGTCGTCGACGATCAACAGCGATGGTGGCCGCGAGGGGGGCGCGTGCGGATCCATGCTCGGCGTGCCTCAGCATTGGTGACTCCGTGGATGTACTCCGCAGTAAGCAAAGCCGCAGTGAAGGCGGACAGGATTTCCGACGGAGGGAAGCGCCTTCCGCGCCTTCACGCCATCGGCATGCCGCTTGCGTGCGGTTCCGGGGTTGGAAAGTCGCGTTTATGCCGGCGTTTCGAGCCTTTCCGCGCGCTGAACGCGGCAGGAAATCCCTTCGGACCGATGAGCGGCAGTGGCGCGGCCCATGCATGGGTTCACGGGCCGACGACAGCGTCGGGGTCGTGAACAGGAGAAACGACATGGCACAGCGTGGACAAGGCGGCGGCACCAGCAATCGGGGTTTCGCGTCAATGGATCCGGCGAAGCAGCGCGCGATCGCGGCGCAAGGCGGGCGGGCGGCGCATGCGCAGGGCGTGGCGCATGAATTCGATTCCGCCGAAGCCCGTGAAGCGGGACGCAAGGGCGGCCAGGCGCGCAGCCATCGCGCGGCGGCGATGATGGGCGCATCGAGCATCACGGGTGCATCGCCATCGATGCAGGAAACGCTGGCCAAGAGCGATCGCGACGTGCAGGGCGCGGACAACTACCAGCGCGTTCCGCCGTTGTCGGAGCCGCGTAGCTAGCGATGCGGTTTGCGGATGTGTGGCGTCGCCCGCGGAGCACCGCGGGCGCGCGCCGTCACGCCTGCGCAACGGGCAACGGCAGAGGCTTGCGTCCTCGCACGACGCGGTCCGCATGCCATGCACATCGATGAGAAGGACGAGGCCAGGGATCGGGCGCGCCTGGACAACGCGAGCCTCGACGACGCAATCGCCGATTCGTTTCCCGCGAGCGATCCGCCCTCGCAGACCAGCCCGATCACCGCGACGCCTTCGCAGGCGCAGATGCCGCTCGGGCACGCCGGTGCGATGGGCGACCAGGTCCGCGTGTATCGCGTGATCGAGCCGCGCAAGGCGTCGCAGCCGTTTTCGGGCCCGGGCAACGACAGCGGCGGACGATGGACCACGCCGCGCACGCAAGCGGTGTATGCCTCGCTGTCGCCCGCCGCGGCGATCCTCGAATACCTCGCGCACCTGGAAGGCGAAACGCCGGACAAGTTGATGATGGCCAGCGCCACCGTGCCGATCGAATCGGTGCTCGCGCAGCTCGAGCTGCCGAGCGAATGGAAGGAGCG comes from Lysobacter sp. KIS68-7 and encodes:
- a CDS encoding HAMP domain-containing protein, whose amino-acid sequence is METPPPAPPIDGNGMDALQQLLHAMTQVRDGDFSVQLPAHWEGISGKLADAFNEIVGQNRRLANDLARVAQKVGGEGRTRQRVPAANRQGQWSDMEASVNGLIRDMARPIETMTEAMAAVAKGDLSRTVPLDNDGRPLQGEFLRAANIVNRMLEQMSEFSSEVTRVAIEVGTAGRLGGQAKVKGVSGVWKDLTDSVNQMASNLTAQVRNISEVTIAVANGDLSRKITVDVRGEILQLKEAINTMVDQLRGFASEVTRVAREVGTEGKLGGQAIVPGVAGTWKDLTDSVNAMASNLTSQVRNIAEVTTAVAKGDLSRKITVDVRGEILELKNTINTMVDQLNGFAAEVVRVAREVGTEGKLGGQAVVPDVAGTWKDLTDSVNSMASNLTSQVRNIAEVTTAVAKGDLSRKITVDVRGEILELKDTINTMVDQLNGFAAEVTRVAREVGSEGRLGGQAQVPGVAGTWADLTDSVNAMASNLTAQVRNIAEVTTAVAKGDLSRKITVDVRGEILELKNTINTMVDQLNGFAAEVTRVAREVGTEGKLGGQAVVPGVAGTWKDLTDNVNSMASNLTAQVRNIAEVTTAVAKGDLSRKIAVDVRGEILQLKETFNTMVDQLNGFAAEVTRVAREVGTEGKLGGQAQVPGVAGTWKDLTDNVNSMASNLTTQVRNIAEVATAVAKGDLSRKIAVDAQGEILQLKSTINVMVDQLNGFAAEVTRVAREVGTEGKLGGQAQVPGVAGTWKDLTDNVNSMATNLTTQVRGIAKVVTAVANGDLHQKLTVEAKGEIAELADTINSMTETLEIFADQVTTVAREVGVEGRLGGQAKVPGTAGIWKDLTANVNQLAANLTTQVRAIAEVATSVTQGNLTRSIQVDVRGELSDLKDNINAMIGTLRATTESNREQDWLKTNLAKFSGMMQGQRDLITLGHMLLSELAPLVYAQQGVMYVVETDERRGRNRLRQLAGYADVGSMDDEARYVEFGQGLIGQCAAQAEMIALDDVPAGTVQIESGLISAVPRSVVVLPVLFEDQIKAVIELASLTEFTPSQRAFLEQLSGSIGIVLNTIEATMRTERLLSQSQQLAGELQSQQKELQQTNEEIALKAQLLAEQKTEVERKNQEIEQARRALEEKAAELALTSRYKSEFLANMSHELRTPLNSILILGQQLAENPEDNLSGRQVEFAKTIHAAGSDLLHLISDILDLSKIESGTVTVDSEEIAFSHLRENLERGFRHEAERRRLDFSVDFPVEIGRAMHTDPKRLQQILKNLLSNALKFTERGSVRLSARVASQGWTEGHAVLESAPTVVAFDVTDTGIGISLEKQRIVFEAFQQADAGTSRKYGGTGLGLAISREIAGLLGGELRLQSAPGKGSTFTLYLPLDYVGSGEPVGTMLGRKQAHAIASHVERPFADLAEIADDRGNLDPDKPVLMVVEDDPVYAEILRDLARSSGFQVVAANRGAEALRLVREYPVNAITLDIFLPDMLGWTVLARLKQDSATRHIPVQIVTIEEERHHSIERGAFSYLAKPSTPESIENALERIRLYTLPRTKKLLIVEDDDRERMSIEELLRHDDLEIDTASTGALALDKLKAETYDCVVLDLRLPDMTGLDLLDRVQEEERLHEVPIVVFTGKELTAAEDARLRKAARSVVIKGVESPERLLDETSLFLHRVIADLPPGKQKMVQRLHESDDALKGKRVLVVDDDVRNIFALSSVLERHGMSVITAGTGHEAIDKVAADPDIDLVMMDIMMPGMDGYDTMRAIRGMPDARALPIIALTAKAMKGDREKCLEAGASDYLAKPVVTDQLLGVLRQWLHR
- a CDS encoding BON domain-containing protein, giving the protein MNPRDQNQGGRRGGGHRDEGMHRGQHEGDEREQDPRSWRERLAAQFRDPHRPEPQWLREDRERAAGRGEGPQRGSEREWAEPREPGYDSAYARSARADRDRERERDREREDEASRMRARDEHDLSTGWEPARWSDDDYFSGRGDYGGFRVGTSAGLGGPGSDYGRPSFGGSYGEASGYAGSRWGSRSGYEVGAHQRDVRRSFRGLGPTSYKRPDERIRDDVYERLTDSHIIDARHILVEVDQGNVTLSGRVGERRMRYAAEDLVADVMGVSNINNQLQVEREGPPPTTLGRQDPPTGDPSDNKHH
- a CDS encoding sigma-54 dependent transcriptional regulator, whose translation is MDPHAPPSRPPSLLIVDDDVGFVHAAAEIARMHGYDITIAGELSQAMHRVRQRDFDLALVDLDLPDGSGLSLLQDVDNERTRAIVVTGKPTVESALASMRKNAVVDYLIKPIAPDRLREVFEACAQHRRTAAPRPPDAWHDMVGESDAFQATRRMIEKVAPSDASVLVHGESGCGKELVARAIHIASGRHGPFVAVNCGAVAGELLASQLFGHEKGSFTGAVSRHYGFLEQAAHGTLFLDEITEMAPALQTHLLRVLDFGCYRRVGGHVDLPVEVRIVSATNRDPLEAVASGRLRDDLYWRLCGFAIPVPALRDRGDDALLLADAFLAELNARGGTQHTIETTTRECIRQAPWPGNVRELRNAVQRAYILADDDQVRIAPQAMPQRALSESSNTITFAVGTSFEEMERHILRKTLQHFGNNRRRAAAALGITTRTIRNRLARERGLADEEAN
- a CDS encoding KGG domain-containing protein is translated as MAQRGQGGGTSNRGFASMDPAKQRAIAAQGGRAAHAQGVAHEFDSAEAREAGRKGGQARSHRAAAMMGASSITGASPSMQETLAKSDRDVQGADNYQRVPPLSEPRS
- a CDS encoding RES family NAD+ phosphorylase, whose amino-acid sequence is MHIDEKDEARDRARLDNASLDDAIADSFPASDPPSQTSPITATPSQAQMPLGHAGAMGDQVRVYRVIEPRKASQPFSGPGNDSGGRWTTPRTQAVYASLSPAAAILEYLAHLEGETPDKLMMASATVPIESVLAQLELPSEWKERPYRDTVRQIGDAWSKTKKSLALRVPSAVCDGECNVLLNPDHPDFAKLHMDHLAPMKLDPRLRI